The proteins below come from a single Parageobacillus toebii NBRC 107807 genomic window:
- a CDS encoding heterocycloanthracin/sonorensin family bacteriocin, with protein MDDFVADEVMVWDPQTQTYVVDDARQFGGHCGGRCGGQCFGRCGGQCFGRCGGQCFGRCGGQCFGRCFNCFRCFNCFRCHNCFGHCFGGI; from the coding sequence ATGGATGATTTCGTAGCGGACGAGGTGATGGTTTGGGATCCTCAAACCCAGACCTATGTTGTCGATGATGCTCGTCAATTCGGTGGACATTGTGGTGGACGTTGCGGAGGACAGTGTTTTGGACGTTGTGGAGGACAGTGTTTTGGACGTTGTGGAGGACAGTGTTTTGGACGTTGCGGAGGACAGTGCTTTGGACGCTGTTTTAACTGCTTTAGATGCTTCAATTGCTTTAGATGCCACAATTGCTTTGGCCATTGTTTTGGAGGAATTTAA
- a CDS encoding putative thiazole-containing bacteriocin maturation protein, whose amino-acid sequence MSKLNDSARLKVKRDTFFLPDSNGGVYFRNNSSSFRMKGKTIYQWIEKLMPMFNGEHTLGELTKGLSAPYRNRVYEIAEILYRNGFVRDVNQDRPHQLDSKILKKYASQIEFIESFVDSGAFRFQVYRQSKVLAVGSGPFLVSLVSALIESGLPKFHVLITDSMPTNRQRLKELAENARKTDSEVAIEEISLHRGAGESSWREVVQPFEWILYVSQEGNVGELRALHAVCREEKKGFLPAISLQQVGLAGPLVHPDSEGCWESAWRRIHRSALREDRPVQTFSATAGAMLANVIVFELFKKVTGVTKSEQRNQFFLLDLETLEGDWHSFIPHPLATTERVTAELIQDLDSRLKQNSSRDDSSRLFHYFSQLTSTESGIFHIWEERNLNQLPLSQCCVQAVNPLSEGPAELLPEVVCAGLTHEEARREAGLAGIESYVSGMIDLLVNTEKEVGVVTPQEFIGVGAGETMAEGVCRGLQKCLDEELSKRQVNRREPIFQVRLGAVEDEHCRFYLQSLATMHGSPTIGLGEKVSGFPVVWVGTGGRWYGSTGLNITMALRKALEQAIMDAQNQATSFQIQAMEESSIFLNEEKPLRMEIPACEETTQSELLQSAMQVLEQNRMRLFVFDLAIEPFLKEELAGVFGVLLRKEDF is encoded by the coding sequence ATGTCAAAACTGAACGATTCCGCGCGTCTGAAGGTGAAAAGAGACACGTTTTTTCTCCCTGATTCAAATGGCGGCGTGTATTTTAGGAATAACTCCAGCTCATTTCGTATGAAAGGCAAAACAATCTATCAGTGGATTGAAAAACTAATGCCAATGTTCAATGGAGAGCACACATTGGGAGAATTGACAAAAGGATTATCGGCCCCATATCGGAACAGGGTGTATGAAATCGCAGAAATTCTGTACCGAAACGGCTTTGTTCGGGATGTGAACCAAGATCGTCCGCATCAATTGGACAGCAAGATTCTCAAAAAGTATGCTTCACAAATTGAATTTATAGAAAGTTTCGTTGATTCCGGTGCGTTTCGTTTTCAAGTATATCGCCAATCTAAAGTATTGGCAGTCGGCTCTGGACCTTTTTTGGTCTCATTAGTTTCGGCGTTGATCGAATCTGGATTGCCTAAGTTCCATGTTCTGATTACAGACTCGATGCCTACTAATCGACAGCGGTTGAAGGAACTGGCGGAGAATGCCCGCAAAACGGACTCCGAAGTAGCAATAGAGGAAATATCTCTACACAGGGGAGCAGGGGAGAGTTCTTGGCGAGAAGTGGTACAGCCGTTTGAGTGGATTTTATATGTTTCACAGGAAGGCAATGTAGGGGAACTACGGGCCCTTCATGCCGTTTGCAGGGAGGAGAAGAAGGGGTTTCTCCCTGCCATATCTTTGCAGCAAGTGGGTTTAGCTGGTCCATTAGTGCATCCGGACTCTGAGGGATGCTGGGAGTCCGCATGGCGCCGCATACACCGATCTGCGCTTCGCGAAGACCGACCGGTGCAAACTTTTTCTGCAACAGCGGGAGCAATGTTGGCGAATGTGATTGTATTTGAATTATTTAAAAAAGTTACAGGAGTGACGAAATCGGAACAGAGAAATCAATTTTTCCTTCTTGATCTGGAAACATTGGAAGGTGACTGGCATTCGTTCATACCACATCCGCTGGCAACGACGGAACGTGTGACGGCTGAATTGATTCAAGATCTTGATTCGAGGCTTAAACAAAATTCGAGCCGCGATGATTCGAGCAGATTGTTTCATTATTTCAGTCAATTGACATCCACAGAATCGGGAATTTTCCATATATGGGAGGAAAGGAACTTGAATCAGCTCCCGTTGTCCCAGTGCTGCGTTCAAGCGGTTAACCCATTATCGGAGGGACCGGCTGAGCTATTGCCAGAAGTTGTCTGTGCAGGTCTAACACATGAGGAGGCACGGCGGGAAGCAGGGCTAGCTGGGATTGAATCGTATGTATCGGGAATGATAGATTTACTCGTTAACACCGAAAAAGAGGTTGGTGTGGTCACACCACAGGAATTTATCGGTGTCGGAGCCGGGGAAACGATGGCGGAAGGCGTTTGCCGGGGATTGCAAAAGTGCTTGGATGAGGAGCTGAGCAAACGGCAGGTTAACCGAAGAGAACCTATTTTTCAGGTACGATTGGGTGCGGTGGAGGATGAACACTGCAGATTTTATTTGCAGTCACTGGCAACGATGCATGGGTCACCGACGATCGGCTTGGGAGAAAAGGTGTCAGGCTTTCCTGTAGTATGGGTCGGCACGGGCGGCCGTTGGTATGGCAGCACAGGTTTGAATATCACAATGGCGTTGCGGAAAGCGCTAGAGCAGGCGATTATGGATGCACAAAATCAAGCGACTTCTTTCCAAATACAAGCGATGGAGGAATCATCCATTTTTCTAAATGAAGAGAAGCCACTAAGAATGGAGATCCCCGCTTGTGAAGAGACGACGCAATCAGAGCTCTTGCAGTCCGCCATGCAGGTTTTGGAACAAAACCGTATGCGGCTCTTCGTCTTTGATTTAGCGATAGAACCTTTTTTGAAAGAGGAACTGGCAGGGGTGTTTGGCGTGCTGTTGAGAAAGGAGGATTTCTGA
- a CDS encoding TOMM precursor leader peptide-binding protein: protein MGSRVLMVGEGVLADFVYEKLSVQYQVVRQIDFEEGIPEETGLALVLHDAWHPSVHHKAEEALRSSGIPWLRGFVSFGEGVIGPLVRPNTPGCSQCADMRRLIAGYDRKEMWELQQVMAVQGGIQHDAWASRIGLLQMAHLIVAETQRVLEGSHTRLEERLFLINLKTLKNSCHFFLPDPLCTVCSQLPDDSPAAAHISLQPSPKISADSYRCRPIEELKEVLVKDYLDYRTGLLNGKMHNFALPFADVVVNMPMFIGDEGVAGRTHSYEVSELTAILEGLERYCGIEPRGKRTVIHDSYRNLKDQALNPVRAGVHAKEQYARPDFPFKPFDPDRPMNWVWGYSFLQERPILVPELLAYYSLGGGDGFVYETSNGCALGGSLEEAIFHAILEVVERDSFLMAWYAQLPLPRLDLRSANDKELQLMVDRVRAVAGYDLYFFNSTMEHGIPSVWAVAKNRKQKGLNLICAAGAHPDPIRAVKSSIHELAGMMLVLDEKFEANRKKYEKMLHDPLLVRQMEDHGMLYGLPEAEERLQFLLDDHRPLRTFEEEFKQQTKNADLTDDLRVILQKFRRLNLEVIVVDQTTPVIKRNGLYCVKVLIPGMLPMTFGHHLTRVTGLERVLRVPMELGYTKQPLTLEQLNPHPHPFP from the coding sequence ATGGGTTCTCGCGTATTGATGGTTGGAGAAGGAGTGTTGGCGGATTTTGTGTATGAAAAATTGTCCGTCCAATATCAGGTAGTTCGGCAAATCGATTTCGAGGAAGGAATTCCGGAAGAAACAGGTTTGGCTCTGGTGTTGCACGATGCTTGGCATCCCTCCGTTCACCACAAGGCGGAAGAGGCATTACGATCGTCAGGCATTCCATGGCTCCGGGGCTTTGTTTCATTTGGGGAGGGCGTGATCGGTCCGCTAGTTCGCCCTAATACCCCAGGATGTTCTCAGTGTGCTGACATGCGGCGCCTTATAGCGGGATACGACCGCAAGGAAATGTGGGAGCTGCAACAGGTGATGGCGGTGCAAGGAGGAATACAGCATGATGCATGGGCATCACGAATAGGACTTTTGCAGATGGCTCACCTGATTGTCGCGGAGACGCAGAGGGTGTTGGAAGGCAGTCATACCCGTTTAGAAGAAAGGTTGTTCCTAATCAACCTGAAAACATTAAAGAACTCATGTCACTTCTTTCTGCCCGACCCGTTATGTACGGTATGCAGCCAATTACCTGACGATTCGCCGGCAGCAGCCCACATATCGCTGCAACCAAGTCCGAAGATCAGCGCTGACAGTTACCGCTGCCGTCCGATCGAGGAGTTAAAAGAAGTTCTGGTTAAAGACTATCTAGATTATCGAACTGGATTATTGAATGGTAAAATGCATAATTTCGCGTTGCCGTTTGCGGATGTTGTTGTAAATATGCCGATGTTTATAGGGGACGAGGGAGTAGCAGGCCGGACTCATTCCTATGAGGTTAGCGAGTTAACCGCCATTTTGGAGGGGTTAGAGAGATATTGTGGCATCGAACCTCGTGGCAAACGGACGGTGATTCATGACAGCTACCGAAATTTGAAAGATCAAGCACTTAATCCAGTAAGGGCAGGAGTACACGCGAAGGAACAATATGCGCGGCCTGATTTTCCGTTCAAACCGTTTGATCCTGACCGTCCAATGAATTGGGTATGGGGCTATTCGTTTTTACAAGAGCGTCCGATTTTGGTTCCAGAGTTGCTCGCATATTACAGTTTGGGAGGTGGGGATGGCTTTGTCTATGAAACTTCCAACGGATGTGCATTAGGCGGGAGTTTAGAAGAAGCGATTTTCCATGCCATTTTGGAGGTGGTGGAGCGCGATTCATTCTTGATGGCTTGGTATGCGCAGCTGCCTCTTCCGCGTCTTGACCTTCGTTCGGCTAACGATAAAGAATTACAGTTGATGGTCGATCGTGTACGTGCGGTGGCGGGATATGATCTGTATTTTTTCAACTCGACGATGGAGCACGGAATTCCAAGCGTCTGGGCAGTGGCGAAAAACAGAAAACAAAAGGGATTGAATCTCATCTGTGCCGCTGGAGCTCATCCGGACCCTATACGGGCGGTGAAAAGCTCGATTCACGAGTTAGCGGGCATGATGCTTGTGCTTGACGAGAAATTTGAGGCAAACCGAAAGAAATATGAAAAAATGTTGCATGATCCGCTATTAGTACGGCAGATGGAAGACCATGGCATGCTGTACGGTTTGCCGGAAGCAGAGGAGCGCCTGCAATTTTTGTTGGATGATCATCGTCCGTTGCGAACGTTTGAAGAGGAATTCAAGCAGCAAACGAAGAATGCAGACTTGACGGATGACCTGAGGGTTATTCTTCAGAAGTTCCGACGATTGAACCTTGAGGTAATTGTCGTGGACCAGACAACACCTGTCATCAAACGAAACGGATTATATTGCGTGAAAGTACTGATTCCGGGAATGTTACCGATGACATTTGGGCATCACCTTACCCGCGTGACAGGCCTGGAGAGGGTGCTTCGGGTACCAATGGAACTCGGGTATACAAAACAACCGCTCACGCTTGAACAGCTTAATCCACATCCCCATCCGTTCCCATAG
- a CDS encoding SagB family peptide dehydrogenase, whose amino-acid sequence MELETFLHHLHFDIDKIMPPNWEVDWEDAPLAYKLYRNLPVIPLSPEVPLTLEGREASGKLGLEEIGHFLWYVFGLTQFSQLAFSMGSMEQAVNLMHLYRRFVPSGGALYPNELYVYLKIRDIPDGVYHYDVAHHRLVLLREGNFDSYLTRALGNRCDVSACFGVVFVSTMFWKNFFKYNNFAYRLQGLDAGVLIGQLLEAAKRFGFASAVYFQFLDRAVNHLLGLSEQEESVYAVIPLSSESSITWFDNDNNSKESASATELCRELPEVQHHYYIRSRRIIDYPMLRKMNEASMLESPRSFRQIKGDKRDACGMQAVVLPCVKRLSYDLASVCQKRHSPDMDFVLGKVSQEQLAALLKEATLSFSYRNDLDGEHEKPPSRVSLYGCFYNVEGVPDGAYYYDSAAHALGRIRSGDYRHYLQYGMSMDNVNLFQVPLCLHVIGDRDHLQMALGYRGYRIQQMEAGMLVQRLLLVASAMGMGGHPLLGFDVNLCDKLYKIDSQGKTSLIQIPIGPYRPRAWLKGSLRS is encoded by the coding sequence ATGGAGCTAGAGACATTTTTACACCATCTTCATTTTGACATCGATAAGATTATGCCGCCAAATTGGGAGGTAGATTGGGAAGATGCGCCGCTTGCGTATAAGCTGTACCGTAACTTGCCAGTGATTCCGCTTTCTCCAGAAGTGCCGTTAACACTCGAGGGAAGAGAAGCGTCTGGAAAGCTCGGCCTAGAAGAAATAGGTCATTTTCTCTGGTACGTTTTCGGCCTTACTCAATTTTCTCAGCTAGCCTTTTCCATGGGTTCGATGGAACAAGCGGTAAACCTAATGCATTTGTACCGGCGGTTTGTTCCCTCGGGAGGGGCGTTGTATCCAAATGAATTATACGTGTATTTGAAAATAAGGGATATTCCGGATGGAGTGTACCATTACGATGTGGCGCACCATCGCTTGGTGTTGTTGCGGGAAGGCAATTTCGATTCCTATCTAACTAGGGCGCTGGGCAATCGCTGTGACGTATCGGCTTGTTTCGGTGTTGTTTTTGTATCGACAATGTTTTGGAAGAATTTCTTTAAATACAATAATTTTGCTTACCGTCTGCAAGGGCTGGATGCTGGCGTGCTAATCGGACAGCTGTTGGAAGCGGCGAAACGGTTCGGCTTCGCATCGGCAGTGTATTTCCAATTTCTTGACAGGGCCGTCAACCATCTGCTTGGACTGTCCGAACAGGAGGAGAGTGTGTATGCGGTTATTCCATTATCTTCGGAGTCTTCCATCACTTGGTTTGATAACGATAATAACTCAAAAGAAAGTGCCTCTGCCACTGAATTGTGCAGAGAATTGCCAGAAGTTCAGCATCATTACTATATTCGATCACGGAGGATTATTGACTATCCGATGCTGAGAAAAATGAATGAGGCATCGATGTTGGAATCGCCGCGATCATTTCGGCAGATTAAGGGAGATAAGAGAGATGCCTGTGGGATGCAAGCAGTAGTTCTGCCTTGTGTGAAGCGGTTATCGTATGATCTGGCGTCAGTCTGTCAGAAGCGGCATTCACCAGATATGGATTTTGTTTTGGGAAAGGTAAGCCAAGAACAATTGGCAGCTTTGCTAAAAGAGGCGACGCTTTCTTTCTCGTATCGAAATGATTTGGATGGAGAACACGAGAAGCCGCCGTCCCGTGTCTCCCTGTATGGCTGTTTTTATAACGTTGAAGGCGTTCCAGATGGAGCTTACTACTATGACAGTGCTGCTCATGCGCTAGGTCGGATACGTTCCGGAGATTATCGACACTACCTGCAATACGGAATGTCAATGGACAATGTAAATCTATTCCAAGTACCGCTCTGTCTACATGTGATAGGAGACAGGGATCACCTCCAAATGGCATTAGGGTACAGAGGATATCGCATTCAACAGATGGAGGCGGGGATGCTCGTGCAACGACTGCTCTTGGTGGCGTCTGCCATGGGGATGGGTGGGCACCCGCTTCTCGGATTTGATGTAAACTTATGCGATAAACTTTACAAGATCGATTCGCAAGGGAAAACAAGCTTAATCCAAATCCCGATCGGACCCTATCGTCCCCGCGCCTGGTTAAAAGGGAGTTTGCGCAGCTAG
- a CDS encoding YjcZ family sporulation protein, with translation MSGGFRSNFALIVVLFILLIIVGCSCFFGRY, from the coding sequence ATGTCAGGTGGCTTTCGATCCAACTTTGCTTTAATTGTGGTGCTGTTTATCCTTTTAATTATTGTTGGGTGCAGTTGTTTTTTTGGTCGTTACTAA
- a CDS encoding 2,3-butanediol dehydrogenase encodes MKAARWHNARDIRVEEVEEPKAGKGKVKIKVEWAGICGSDLHEYAAGPIFVPVKDPHPVSKDVAPIIMGHEFSGRVVEVGEGVTKVKVGDPVVVEPILRCGECSACKKGKYNLCEHLGFHGLSGGGGGFSEYTVVDEYMVHKMPEGLSFEQGALVEPAAVALHAVRSSKIKPGDKAAVFGTGPIGLLVIEALKAAGASEIYAVEVSKERLQKAKELGATSVINPKEEDPVQKIRELTDGGVDVAFEVTGVPAVLQQAIDSTTFEGETIIVSIWEKEANLQPNNIVLKERNVKGVIAYRDIFPAVMELMKRGYFQAEKLVTKRIKLDDIVTEGFETLIKEKNQVKILVKPE; translated from the coding sequence ATGAAAGCAGCAAGATGGCATAACGCTAGAGACATTCGAGTAGAAGAAGTGGAAGAACCTAAAGCAGGAAAAGGAAAAGTAAAAATTAAAGTCGAATGGGCAGGAATCTGCGGAAGCGATTTACACGAATACGCGGCTGGTCCAATTTTTGTTCCTGTGAAAGATCCTCATCCCGTCAGTAAAGATGTGGCTCCTATTATCATGGGTCACGAATTTTCTGGACGAGTCGTTGAAGTCGGGGAAGGAGTTACGAAAGTCAAGGTTGGAGATCCTGTCGTTGTTGAACCTATTCTTCGCTGTGGAGAATGCTCAGCTTGCAAAAAAGGAAAATACAATCTTTGCGAACATTTAGGATTCCACGGTTTATCCGGAGGAGGCGGCGGATTCTCTGAATATACCGTGGTTGATGAATATATGGTTCACAAAATGCCTGAGGGCCTTTCTTTTGAACAAGGAGCACTGGTGGAACCAGCGGCCGTAGCTTTGCACGCTGTTCGATCAAGCAAAATCAAACCTGGTGATAAAGCGGCTGTCTTTGGAACAGGTCCTATAGGCCTTCTTGTTATTGAAGCATTAAAAGCAGCTGGCGCGTCAGAAATTTATGCAGTAGAAGTTTCCAAAGAACGTCTGCAAAAAGCGAAAGAACTTGGCGCCACATCTGTCATCAATCCAAAAGAAGAAGATCCGGTTCAAAAAATCCGCGAATTGACCGATGGCGGTGTCGATGTTGCGTTTGAAGTAACAGGAGTACCGGCTGTTTTACAACAAGCTATTGACAGCACTACATTCGAAGGAGAAACGATTATCGTTAGTATATGGGAAAAAGAAGCAAACCTTCAGCCGAATAATATCGTATTAAAAGAAAGAAATGTAAAGGGAGTTATTGCATACCGCGATATTTTCCCTGCTGTAATGGAATTGATGAAACGAGGCTACTTCCAAGCTGAAAAGCTCGTTACGAAACGAATTAAGCTAGATGATATTGTAACAGAAGGATTTGAAACGCTCATCAAAGAAAAAAACCAAGTGAAAATTCTGGTCAAACCAGAATAA
- the mutT gene encoding 8-oxo-dGTP diphosphatase MutT encodes MKKTVRVVGAVIYNEQNEILCALHSPEMSLPNLWEFPGGKIEEGENPEETLVREIREELGCTIEVYEKIEEVHHEYPNVIVNLLTYKAKIIEGEPNAKEHAELKWMPLQELHSLEWAPADIPTVQALLKGGCPSSP; translated from the coding sequence ATGAAGAAAACAGTTCGTGTGGTTGGTGCGGTCATTTATAATGAACAAAATGAGATTTTGTGCGCGCTACACTCTCCGGAAATGTCACTTCCGAATCTATGGGAGTTTCCAGGTGGAAAGATCGAAGAAGGAGAAAATCCTGAAGAGACATTAGTAAGAGAAATTCGTGAAGAATTAGGATGCACGATTGAAGTGTATGAAAAAATTGAAGAAGTACATCATGAATATCCGAATGTGATTGTTAATTTGCTTACATATAAAGCAAAAATCATTGAAGGAGAGCCAAACGCAAAAGAGCATGCGGAATTAAAATGGATGCCGCTTCAAGAATTACACTCTCTTGAATGGGCACCCGCTGATATTCCAACCGTACAAGCTTTATTAAAAGGGGGCTGTCCCTCATCACCTTAA
- a CDS encoding DUF3427 domain-containing protein, with amino-acid sequence MEKKGFFEELYLANKTYPESNIIQRLSPKEYIEVLILHAAKQLGDKFKRLADENRFDEIIQLTEHISNLASDHQQEFSLPLSMITYNYSNRELPVIEDLFLSRLNLLHNEKHSMKNFFKTLKYEMLTADSVDFMVSFIRMSGLQLIIRPLLELEKRNIPVRIITSTYLGITEVKALKKLMQFSNVQVKMIDTQTESFHTKAYMFHRNSGLNTVIIGSSNLSHSALINGHELNVKLPDTSFLPIYEQTKWIFDQIWNSEEAVTLDSEFIRYYSEFIEAKRKLENFRKKEMIAAETKEHYQTKHSIKPNAMQEKALRNLQHTRKNGNNKGVIIAATGTGKTYLSAFDVKAFNPKKLLFIAHREELLDNAIKTFQQVIPKKEIFGKITGTVKEFDKPYLFSTVQSLHKDEILKRFKRDEFDYIIIDEFHHAEAPTYRKVIDYFQPKFLLGLTATPERMDGRDVLALCDHNIVYEIRLREALEANLLAPFHYFGVSDHTVDYSKIPLKNGFFDEDALVKALKTNERTDFIIEMIKTYGYHGDRMIGLGFCTNIEHAKYMSEEFNKRGYHTTYLTGEHSIDYREKVIKQLEDENHPLELIFTVNIFNEGIDIPKLNLILFLRPTESSTVFIQQLGRGLRKVEGKEFVTILDFIGNYQKSFVVPLALSGQLNHKAFDKDSLRVAVTHEFADLPAGSYVDLDPITQKEILDRIDSIKMNSTDMLKSLYQQFKNELGRAPEILDFLYYEQSPSLTFFIYKYQSWIKTKEKMNDVNELDRKILGHQLMSEIVERLENQFPIKWPYDFIILELAFLQKNVSYADVVKQLEKRFATKIDLEKHQTLIRQSMARLATPYKKQKWSFGKVVDDKFVLNDDILAVTEDPEFYQYLKDRIDYGIIEFRRTYHPERFLAKGEKLVLYQNYTRNDLIFLFEAGVKEGSWREGVSRVGNHYFLFVNLNKSEKVEEHLQYKDYFIDQQHFHWQSQNQTSHESSVGQNYIYHKERGIHIHLFVRKFDQMHGMTLPFMYLGEVDYVSSYGDKPMNIKWRLHHPVPEDLYIDLIR; translated from the coding sequence TTGGAAAAGAAAGGTTTCTTTGAAGAACTATATCTCGCAAATAAAACATATCCCGAATCAAATATCATTCAACGTCTTTCTCCAAAAGAATATATAGAAGTCCTTATTCTTCATGCAGCAAAGCAGCTTGGAGATAAATTTAAGCGCCTTGCCGACGAAAATCGTTTTGATGAGATTATCCAGCTGACAGAACACATTTCCAATTTAGCATCCGATCATCAACAAGAATTTTCTTTACCGCTTTCGATGATTACATATAACTATTCCAACAGGGAATTACCTGTTATTGAAGATTTGTTTTTATCAAGATTGAACTTGTTGCATAATGAGAAACACTCAATGAAAAACTTTTTTAAAACTCTTAAATATGAAATGTTGACGGCCGACTCTGTTGATTTTATGGTCAGTTTTATTCGTATGTCGGGATTACAGCTCATCATCCGGCCGCTATTAGAGCTTGAAAAACGAAACATACCGGTTCGCATTATTACCTCTACCTACTTAGGAATTACAGAAGTCAAAGCGCTCAAAAAACTCATGCAATTTTCCAACGTTCAAGTCAAGATGATCGATACGCAAACAGAATCATTTCATACAAAAGCGTATATGTTTCATAGAAATTCAGGATTGAATACGGTCATTATCGGCTCTTCCAATCTTTCTCATTCCGCTTTAATTAATGGGCATGAGTTGAACGTTAAACTCCCTGATACGAGTTTTCTGCCTATTTATGAACAAACAAAATGGATATTTGATCAAATCTGGAACAGCGAAGAAGCAGTTACGCTTGATAGCGAGTTTATTCGTTATTACAGTGAATTTATTGAAGCAAAACGAAAGCTCGAAAACTTCAGGAAAAAAGAAATGATAGCAGCCGAAACAAAAGAACACTATCAAACCAAACACAGCATTAAACCAAATGCCATGCAGGAAAAAGCATTAAGAAATCTTCAACATACAAGAAAAAATGGCAATAACAAAGGCGTCATCATAGCGGCAACTGGAACGGGAAAAACGTACTTGTCCGCATTTGATGTGAAAGCATTTAATCCGAAAAAACTTCTCTTTATCGCTCATCGGGAAGAGCTTTTAGATAATGCGATTAAGACATTTCAGCAAGTGATCCCGAAGAAAGAAATTTTCGGAAAAATTACTGGAACGGTCAAAGAATTTGATAAACCTTATCTGTTCAGCACGGTCCAATCCCTGCATAAAGACGAGATTTTAAAACGATTTAAGCGAGACGAATTTGACTATATAATTATCGATGAATTTCATCATGCCGAAGCACCGACGTATCGAAAAGTGATCGACTATTTTCAACCGAAGTTTTTACTAGGCTTGACCGCTACGCCGGAACGAATGGATGGACGAGATGTTTTAGCGCTTTGTGACCATAACATTGTCTACGAAATTCGCTTGAGAGAAGCACTAGAGGCCAATTTACTAGCACCGTTTCACTATTTCGGTGTATCAGACCATACCGTTGACTACAGTAAAATCCCTCTTAAAAATGGCTTCTTTGATGAAGATGCTCTTGTAAAAGCATTAAAAACCAATGAACGGACAGATTTTATTATCGAAATGATTAAGACCTACGGCTACCACGGTGACCGGATGATCGGGCTAGGATTTTGCACAAACATTGAACACGCGAAATATATGAGTGAGGAATTTAACAAACGTGGATATCATACAACCTATTTAACCGGTGAGCACAGCATCGATTATCGAGAAAAAGTCATTAAACAGCTAGAAGATGAAAACCATCCTTTAGAGTTAATTTTTACTGTCAATATTTTTAACGAGGGAATCGATATTCCAAAGTTAAATTTAATTCTTTTCCTTAGACCAACGGAATCTTCTACTGTTTTTATCCAGCAGCTTGGAAGAGGATTACGGAAAGTAGAGGGAAAAGAATTTGTCACAATACTAGATTTCATTGGCAACTACCAAAAGTCGTTCGTCGTGCCGCTCGCTTTATCAGGGCAACTAAATCATAAAGCCTTTGACAAAGATTCGCTCCGAGTCGCGGTCACACATGAATTTGCCGATTTGCCGGCTGGTTCTTACGTTGATTTAGATCCAATTACGCAAAAAGAAATTTTAGATCGTATTGATTCGATCAAAATGAATTCAACGGACATGCTGAAGTCTCTGTATCAGCAATTTAAAAATGAACTTGGACGAGCTCCAGAAATCCTGGATTTCTTATATTATGAACAATCGCCAAGCCTGACGTTTTTCATTTATAAATATCAATCATGGATAAAAACAAAAGAAAAAATGAATGATGTAAATGAATTAGATAGAAAAATTTTGGGCCACCAGTTAATGAGTGAAATAGTAGAACGGCTCGAAAACCAGTTTCCAATAAAGTGGCCTTACGATTTCATTATTTTAGAATTAGCCTTTTTACAAAAAAATGTTTCGTATGCAGATGTCGTCAAACAGTTAGAAAAGAGATTTGCAACAAAAATTGACTTAGAAAAACATCAAACGCTTATTAGGCAGTCAATGGCCCGACTAGCAACCCCATATAAAAAACAAAAATGGTCGTTTGGCAAAGTCGTTGATGACAAATTTGTATTGAATGATGATATTCTTGCGGTAACAGAAGATCCAGAGTTTTATCAATACTTAAAGGATCGAATTGATTATGGAATTATTGAATTTAGACGAACGTATCATCCAGAAAGATTTCTCGCAAAAGGCGAAAAGCTTGTTCTTTATCAAAATTACACGAGAAATGACCTAATCTTCTTATTTGAAGCAGGAGTAAAAGAAGGTTCTTGGAGAGAAGGAGTAAGCCGAGTAGGCAACCATTATTTCTTGTTCGTAAACTTGAACAAATCAGAAAAAGTAGAAGAGCATTTGCAATATAAGGATTACTTTATCGATCAGCAGCATTTTCATTGGCAAAGTCAAAATCAAACGTCCCACGAGTCTTCTGTCGGGCAAAATTATATTTATCACAAAGAAAGAGGCATTCATATTCATTTGTTTGTGCGCAAGTTTGATCAAATGCACGGGATGACCTTGCCATTTATGTATCTTGGTGAGGTAGACTATGTATCCAGTTATGGCGATAAGCCAATGAACATTAAATGGCGGCTGCATCACCCCGTACCAGAAGACTTATACATTGACCTGATTCGTTAA